Genomic segment of Methanomassiliicoccales archaeon:
TCCGGTGGCGATCTGGGTGATGACATGGTCCTTGTACGGTATGAGCATGTCCGGATAACCGCCCTCGCCAGTGCAGGTGAAGGTGTTCCATTTCGTGGCGGCTATCGCCTTTGCCAGCATCGTCCTCTTGCTGACCGAGCCGAAGGACATTCCACCGCCGTAGACCGGGATGTCGATCTTGACCCTCGGTCCGTACTTGCGGTGGTTCAGGTCGATCGCGGTGGATATCTCCTCCGGACGGAAGCTGCCCTTGGCGGCCGGGATCTGGATCGAGATGCGGTCGAAGCCCCCTCCGGAGTTGGCATGCTGGGCATAGTGGTCCAGCGGGAGCGGCTGGCCGGTCTCCGCCTGCTTCCAGGTGGCGATGATCATATCCGGGGTCCAGCGTGGGTCGCCCATGCTGGCGAACACCGGGTTCGGGGAGACCAACAATGATTGGGTCGGGCAGGCCTTGACGCAGTAGAATGTGTTCGACGAGCAGGTCGGGCCGATGCACTTGGCGTCCGCCGGCGGCAGCATCTTGACGTGACCCTCCACCCGTCGGTGAACGCCGTAGGGGCAGAGCGACTCGCACAGTCCGCAGTTGATGCAGCTGTCCGCCCTGGTGACCCGGTATCGGGCCATTCTCTTCAGCAGCATGGACGGAACGGCATTGAAGTCCTCATCGATGATCTCGGTTGACATTGCGCACATCTCAAGCACCTCCCTGTATGTTGGAGAACGCATCCCTCTCGGCATCCTCGTAGAATATGGCCCGGCCAGTCTCACCCCGCAGACGTCTGGCCTCCCTCACGCCCATGGCGCCCATGACCTCCAGCAACTGGTCCCTCCAGGCACCTACCATGTTGACCGTCCTCCAGTAAGCATAGTCCGTGGTGATCTTGCTTCCGTCCATCGGACAGACCGGACAGGAAGGTCCACCGTGGCATCCGAGCGCCACCTTCAATGCCTGCTCCAGCACTATCACGTCGGCACCGCATATCAGGCTCTTCGGCACATGTTCCGCAGCGGCCAGTCCGCCAGCCGCTATGATGCTGACAGACTCCCTGATCGACGCATTCGCCAATGCCTTGTTGATCGCCAGCAGCGAGTCCTTGGCCAGACGCTTCGTTCCCTTCTCTTGGCCCTGCTCGTCATAGAGCACATGGATGATGTCTATGCCGTCGGACACCAGATCCACGGCGACCTTTTCGACGCCTTCGGCCGCCTCCACCCGGGCGCCGAATATGGCATTCGGGAACCGGGCGCTGAGGGCCTTCAGGTCCTCCTTCCAGGCCGGAGACATCTCGAACTCTACGATGCTCGGCGAACTGACGGTCTCCACCGCCGTCTTTCCCGCGTAGAACACCGGCACCAGCGTTCGCATCGCGTCGGCCGGCAGCTCCGGCAGTTTCGATCCGGCCGGGAAGAACACATACGTTCCCAGAGTGGCCGCGGCCTTGATCAGTCCCTCGAACGGCGCCGCCCGCAGGTCCGCGGAGCGGCTCACGTCCATCA
This window contains:
- a CDS encoding 4Fe-4S dicluster domain-containing protein, with the translated sequence MYERYHLPKKELPLPERPFAKNAVVRDDRCMNCGRCADQCIYGVHERDAKDPRVMAEPKAYLCKNCLRCVENCPQRALTVQYSKEYLSLGGGVWTPTRVNTIWNESQTGKLPVYGAGYRGMYVGPGYDSMWTDMSEIVRPTRDGIHGREYISTSVDLGKRVDHLEFDEKGDLLTEMPKFVELPLPMMMDVSRSADLRAAPFEGLIKAAATLGTYVFFPAGSKLPELPADAMRTLVPVFYAGKTAVETVSSPSIVEFEMSPAWKEDLKALSARFPNAIFGARVEAAEGVEKVAVDLVSDGIDIIHVLYDEQGQEKGTKRLAKDSLLAINKALANASIRESVSIIAAGGLAAAEHVPKSLICGADVIVLEQALKVALGCHGGPSCPVCPMDGSKITTDYAYWRTVNMVGAWRDQLLEVMGAMGVREARRLRGETGRAIFYEDAERDAFSNIQGGA